From a single Nicotiana tabacum cultivar K326 chromosome 8, ASM71507v2, whole genome shotgun sequence genomic region:
- the LOC142163518 gene encoding polygalacturonase-like yields the protein MQVAKPGKGIGSLGKGGNFAQVESIHVSNAFFYGTTNGARIKTWQVGRGYVRDVIFENLEFNSVKNPIILDQNYCDLNKNLFAPDVHTKPMNARQRPFTQFFSAKVTGVQISNVIYQNIFGTSSTDIAINLNCSMSVSCTDITMQLIQLTSATPGTATPGREVTAYCRNAYGQEYSIDIVLTPAILCCVHNQKSKGKDK from the exons TATTGGAAGCTTAGGAAAAGGTGGTAATTTTGCTCAAGTAGAAAGCATTCATGTGAGCAATGCTTTCTTCTATGGAACTACAAATGGAGCTCGTATCAAGACATGGCAG GTTGGCAGAGGATATGTACGAGATGTCATATTTGAGAATCTTGAATTTAACTCTGTCAAGAACCCCATTATACTTGACCAGAATTACTGCGAT CTTAATAAAAACTTGTTTGCGCCTGATGTTCATACCAAACCAATGAATGCACGACAAAGGCCTTTCACACAATTTTTTTCTGCTAAG GTAACTGGAGTGCAAATCAGCAATGTTATTTACCAGAATATATTTGGAACATCGAGCACAGATATCGCCATAAATCTAAACTGCAGTATGTCAGTGTCATGTACTGATATAACTATGCAACTAATACAACTAACATCAGCGACACCAGGAACAGCGACACCAGGAAGGGAAGTCACTGCTTATTGTAGGAATGCTTATGGCCAAGAATATAGTATTGACATAGTACTAACACCAGCAATTCTTTGTTGTGTGCATAACcagaaaagcaaaggaaaagacaaataa